One window from the genome of Kaistella carnis encodes:
- a CDS encoding D-2-hydroxyacid dehydrogenase → MKVLANDGISKAGEELLKGAGIEFLEAKVSQEHLINFINENKVDVLLVRSATKVRKDLLDACPGLKIVGRGGVGMDNIDVEYAIEKGLYVINTPNASSRSVAEMVFAHFFSLARFLHESNRLMPLEGDTHFKAMKKAFSNAIEMEGKTLGVIGFGGIGQEVVKIGISLGMKVKVLTRKPRTETISLEFFDGQKVDFKISSDNNTDEFLKDLDFLSINTPKTKEYIIDTPQFEKMKDGIFIVNTARGGVINEVTLLDAIENGKVAGAALDVFENEPSPELTLLMNPNLSLSPHLGGNTKDAQQKIGRELAEQIIEIKKKL, encoded by the coding sequence ATGAAAGTTCTTGCAAACGACGGTATATCTAAAGCCGGAGAAGAGCTGCTGAAAGGGGCAGGAATAGAGTTCCTAGAAGCCAAAGTTTCTCAGGAACATCTGATCAATTTCATTAATGAAAATAAGGTAGATGTCTTACTGGTCCGCAGTGCCACCAAAGTTCGTAAAGATCTACTCGATGCATGTCCCGGATTAAAAATAGTTGGTCGTGGCGGCGTTGGTATGGATAATATCGATGTAGAATACGCCATTGAAAAAGGACTGTACGTCATCAACACCCCAAATGCTTCCTCGCGGTCTGTCGCGGAGATGGTTTTTGCACACTTCTTTTCTTTAGCCCGATTCCTTCATGAGTCGAATCGGTTAATGCCTCTGGAAGGTGATACCCATTTCAAAGCCATGAAAAAAGCTTTTTCAAATGCGATAGAAATGGAGGGAAAAACCTTAGGCGTTATTGGTTTTGGCGGCATTGGTCAGGAAGTGGTAAAGATTGGAATTTCTTTGGGAATGAAAGTTAAAGTGCTGACCCGAAAACCTCGAACAGAAACGATCTCTCTGGAGTTTTTTGATGGGCAAAAGGTTGATTTTAAGATTTCCTCAGACAACAATACAGATGAATTCTTGAAAGATCTGGATTTTTTAAGCATCAACACGCCAAAAACAAAAGAATATATTATTGATACTCCCCAATTTGAAAAAATGAAGGATGGGATCTTTATCGTAAACACAGCAAGAGGCGGTGTCATCAATGAAGTCACTTTACTGGACGCCATTGAAAACGGAAAAGTAGCAGGAGCTGCTTTGGATGTTTTTGAAAATGAACCGAGCCCTGAACTCACCCTTTTAATGAATCCCAATTTGTCACTTTCTCCACATTTAGGGGGAAATACAAAGGATGCCCAACAGAAAATTGGCCGGGAACTTGCTGAGCAAATCATCGAGATTAAAAAGAAATTGTAG